The Streptomyces sp. NBC_00162 genome window below encodes:
- a CDS encoding FG-GAP repeat domain-containing protein: MTATGKAATNKNGETALRAPKFTAEVVADQLRDGYWLEAPDIDGDGKPDLFGYGLRLGEIYWYANDGDWTRRLIADRIKMPVGADFADVSGNGHPDVIVCYDLYGPIGTIHDANTEGGKIDWLENPGTPDKDESRWKRHYVGRATGMHRLRAGHFTRTDRLQIIGLPIVAKEDVHAVLPVVLFTQPDDVHTAEEWPMTVIDDSHFRMIHGAEKKQGLVPGSDLESLLLASDEGVTWLYYDEARQEWIRELIGTGELTQFEQTGFRGSGDLNVGRLGDDPMAYVAAIEPFHGNTVAVYTKAAEGEGWNRVLLDVYGDPNENGEGPGHQIVCADFDGDGDEEFLVALRGPWPWQGVMYYKAIDAANGVWAKWRVSEESVARIATADFNGDGRLDFATIAYSVQNYYVAKDAKLMVYRNEIEQ, translated from the coding sequence ATGACCGCCACCGGCAAGGCCGCCACCAACAAGAATGGCGAGACCGCCCTGCGCGCCCCGAAGTTCACGGCCGAGGTCGTCGCCGACCAGCTCCGCGACGGCTACTGGCTGGAGGCTCCCGACATCGACGGGGACGGCAAGCCCGACCTGTTCGGCTACGGGCTGCGGCTCGGCGAGATCTACTGGTACGCCAACGACGGCGACTGGACCCGCCGGCTGATCGCCGACCGGATCAAGATGCCCGTGGGCGCCGACTTCGCCGACGTCAGCGGCAACGGCCACCCCGACGTCATCGTCTGCTACGACCTGTACGGCCCGATCGGCACGATCCACGACGCCAACACCGAAGGCGGCAAGATCGACTGGCTGGAGAACCCGGGCACCCCGGACAAGGACGAGTCCCGCTGGAAGCGGCACTACGTCGGACGCGCCACCGGCATGCACCGCCTGCGCGCCGGCCACTTCACCCGCACCGACCGCCTCCAGATCATCGGCCTGCCGATCGTCGCCAAGGAAGACGTCCACGCCGTACTGCCGGTCGTGCTGTTCACACAGCCCGACGACGTGCACACGGCGGAGGAGTGGCCGATGACCGTCATCGACGACAGCCACTTCCGGATGATCCACGGCGCCGAGAAGAAGCAGGGCCTGGTCCCCGGCTCCGACCTCGAGTCCCTGCTCCTGGCCTCCGACGAGGGCGTCACCTGGCTCTACTACGACGAGGCCCGCCAGGAGTGGATCCGGGAGCTGATCGGCACGGGCGAGCTCACGCAGTTCGAGCAGACCGGCTTCCGCGGCAGCGGCGACCTCAACGTGGGCCGGCTCGGCGACGACCCGATGGCGTACGTCGCCGCCATCGAGCCCTTCCACGGCAACACCGTGGCCGTCTACACGAAGGCCGCTGAGGGCGAAGGCTGGAACCGCGTGCTGCTGGACGTGTACGGCGACCCCAACGAGAACGGCGAGGGCCCCGGCCACCAGATCGTCTGCGCCGACTTCGACGGCGACGGGGACGAGGAGTTCCTCGTGGCGCTGCGCGGCCCGTGGCCCTGGCAGGGCGTCATGTACTACAAGGCGATCGACGCGGCCAACGGGGTCTGGGCCAAGTGGCGGGTGTCCGAGGAGTCCGTCGCCCGCATCGCCACGGCCGACTTCAACGGGGACGGCCGCCTGGACTTCGCCACCATCGCGTACTCCGTCCAGAACTACTACGTGGCCAAGGACGCCAAGCTCATGGTCTACCGCAACGAGATCGAGCAGTAG
- the wecB gene encoding non-hydrolyzing UDP-N-acetylglucosamine 2-epimerase has protein sequence MRSVAVVLGTRPEAIKFAPVIRALQDDPRFEPVVISTGQHRQMLDETLDAFGLTADVDLKVMAPKQTLSQVTYRSLRGLEDYFATAPADAVLVHGDTATTLTGALAGFHQRIPVVHVEAGLRSGRLGSPFPEEGNRRLVAQIAALHLAPTPGNLANLLREGIDADTVTVTGNTVIDALRWASGRAQSYGVPALADLDQDPCRVVLASAHRREAWPYLPQIGQALARIADEPGVRVVVPLHRNPVVREALLPYIGGHPAITVVDPLPYLSFCKLMGRADVIVSDSSGSQEEGPALGKPTLVLGDVTERSEAIVAGTACLVGTGTDGIVAHTLELLRDRAAYDRMANAANPYGDGRATARTVDALAHFFGMGPAPEPFVPETAVDELSVELARTADFART, from the coding sequence ATGCGTTCCGTCGCCGTAGTCCTCGGCACCCGGCCCGAAGCCATCAAGTTCGCGCCGGTCATCCGCGCCCTCCAGGACGACCCGCGTTTCGAGCCGGTCGTGATCTCCACCGGCCAGCACCGCCAGATGCTCGACGAGACCCTCGACGCCTTCGGCCTCACCGCCGACGTCGACCTGAAGGTGATGGCGCCCAAGCAGACCCTCTCCCAGGTCACCTACCGGTCGCTGCGCGGCCTGGAGGACTACTTCGCCACCGCGCCCGCCGACGCGGTCCTGGTCCACGGTGACACCGCCACCACCCTCACCGGGGCCCTGGCCGGGTTCCACCAGCGGATCCCCGTCGTCCACGTCGAGGCCGGACTGCGCAGCGGCCGGCTCGGCTCTCCCTTCCCCGAGGAGGGCAACAGACGGCTCGTCGCGCAGATCGCGGCCCTGCACCTGGCCCCCACCCCCGGCAACCTGGCGAACCTGCTGCGCGAGGGCATCGACGCCGACACCGTCACCGTCACCGGCAACACCGTCATCGACGCCCTGCGCTGGGCCAGCGGCCGCGCACAGAGCTACGGCGTCCCCGCCCTCGCCGACCTCGACCAGGACCCCTGCCGGGTCGTCCTGGCCTCCGCACACCGCCGCGAGGCATGGCCGTACCTGCCGCAGATCGGGCAGGCCCTGGCCCGCATCGCCGACGAGCCCGGCGTCCGCGTCGTCGTCCCGCTGCACCGCAACCCCGTGGTCCGCGAGGCGCTCCTGCCGTACATCGGCGGCCACCCGGCCATCACCGTCGTCGACCCGCTGCCCTACCTCAGCTTCTGCAAGCTCATGGGCCGCGCCGACGTCATCGTCTCCGACAGCAGCGGCAGCCAGGAGGAGGGTCCCGCGCTCGGCAAGCCCACCCTGGTCCTCGGCGACGTCACCGAACGCTCCGAGGCCATCGTCGCCGGCACCGCCTGCCTCGTCGGAACGGGCACCGACGGCATCGTCGCCCACACCCTGGAGCTGCTGCGCGACCGGGCCGCCTACGACCGGATGGCCAACGCCGCCAACCCGTACGGAGACGGCCGGGCCACCGCGCGCACCGTCGACGCGCTCGCCCACTTCTTCGGCATGGGGCCCGCCCCCGAGCCCTTCGTCCCCGAGACCGCCGTCGACGAGCTCAGCGTGGAACTCGCCCGTACCGCCGACTTCGCCCGCACCTGA
- a CDS encoding alpha/beta hydrolase fold domain-containing protein: MATPTHSAAGKNRVAVRWEQVRIPSPSGPVPARVYRPGASAPHGWLVWAHGGSWRAGSAQDWHGATAELARFSGFGVVSVDYRLAPDVRHPAMVEDILSALDWAREQAGGAVPVAVGGDSAGATLAACAALACRDRALPLAAQVLAYPPLDPGCTAASYHRFPDMFPTASYLTSAWRAYRAPGRPCAADGTRLYSTPFEATELRGLAPAVLATGDLDPVGDDVHRYARLLRAAGVEVALREFRQTGHGAFLQPARGPAGPGVHSPVTLRGWLGLALHLLTTERPDEPTESA, translated from the coding sequence ATGGCAACACCCACCCACTCGGCCGCCGGAAAGAACCGTGTCGCGGTCCGCTGGGAGCAGGTCCGCATCCCCTCCCCGTCCGGCCCGGTCCCCGCCAGGGTGTACCGGCCGGGGGCATCGGCACCGCACGGCTGGCTGGTGTGGGCCCACGGCGGCAGCTGGCGCGCCGGATCCGCTCAGGACTGGCACGGCGCGACCGCCGAACTCGCCCGGTTCTCCGGCTTCGGCGTCGTGAGCGTGGACTACCGGCTCGCCCCCGACGTACGGCACCCGGCCATGGTCGAGGACATCCTGTCCGCCCTCGACTGGGCCCGGGAACAGGCCGGGGGAGCGGTTCCCGTCGCCGTCGGCGGAGACAGCGCGGGAGCCACCCTGGCCGCCTGCGCCGCACTCGCCTGCCGCGACCGCGCCCTTCCCCTGGCGGCCCAGGTGCTCGCGTATCCGCCGCTGGACCCCGGCTGCACCGCGGCCTCGTACCACCGCTTCCCCGACATGTTCCCCACCGCGTCCTACCTGACCTCGGCCTGGCGGGCCTACCGGGCGCCCGGCCGGCCGTGCGCCGCCGACGGCACCCGCCTCTACAGCACCCCCTTCGAGGCGACCGAACTACGAGGCCTCGCCCCGGCCGTCCTGGCCACGGGCGATCTCGACCCCGTCGGTGACGACGTGCACCGCTACGCCCGCCTCCTGCGCGCGGCCGGGGTGGAGGTCGCTCTGCGCGAGTTCCGCCAGACCGGTCACGGAGCCTTCCTGCAACCCGCCCGAGGCCCGGCCGGGCCGGGCGTGCACAGCCCCGTGACCCT
- a CDS encoding helix-turn-helix domain-containing protein, translating into MDTPTALGEFLRTRRAQLQPEDVGLPSHGTRRRVPGLRREELALLAGVSITYYTHLEQGQSTNASDSVLDALARALRLTPDEHAHLLNLARPPRAKRSPSPRPEYARDATRRLIGAMPQVPAVVLDGRNNVLAWNPLGHALLAGHLGFASPDDPAVRPNLTRMLFLDPHTRELYTDWKSEARVALAALRLVAGRNPEDRALAELIGSLMLQSPDFATLWSKHPVRDCTVGTKTLHHPVVGPLTLDFENLHLTDGTNHRMLLYSAPESSPSDAALRMLSSLTAGSGSAGHDSPKPASADADAGGGTER; encoded by the coding sequence ATGGACACACCCACTGCCCTGGGCGAATTCCTTCGCACCCGTCGAGCCCAGCTCCAGCCCGAGGACGTCGGGCTCCCCTCCCACGGCACCCGCCGGCGCGTGCCCGGGCTGCGGCGCGAGGAGCTCGCCCTGCTGGCCGGCGTGAGCATCACGTACTACACGCATCTGGAGCAGGGACAGAGCACGAACGCCTCGGACAGCGTCCTCGACGCCCTGGCCCGCGCCCTGCGTCTGACCCCGGACGAGCACGCCCATCTGCTCAACCTCGCGCGGCCGCCGCGTGCCAAGCGGTCCCCGTCGCCCCGTCCCGAGTACGCCCGGGACGCCACGCGCCGGCTGATCGGCGCGATGCCGCAGGTCCCCGCCGTCGTTCTGGACGGCCGCAACAACGTGCTCGCCTGGAACCCGCTGGGCCACGCCCTGCTCGCCGGGCACCTCGGCTTCGCGAGCCCCGACGACCCTGCCGTACGCCCCAACCTCACGCGGATGCTGTTCCTCGACCCGCACACCCGGGAGCTGTACACGGACTGGAAGAGCGAGGCCCGTGTCGCCCTGGCGGCGCTGCGCCTGGTCGCCGGACGCAATCCCGAGGACCGCGCGCTGGCCGAGCTCATCGGGTCCCTGATGCTGCAGAGCCCCGACTTCGCGACGCTGTGGTCCAAGCACCCGGTGCGGGACTGCACCGTGGGTACGAAGACCCTGCACCACCCGGTCGTGGGCCCGCTGACCCTCGACTTCGAGAACCTGCACCTCACCGACGGCACCAACCACCGGATGCTGCTCTACAGCGCCCCCGAGTCCTCTCCCTCCGACGCGGCGCTGCGCATGCTGTCGAGTCTGACCGCCGGTTCCGGCAGTGCGGGGCACGACAGCCCGAAGCCCGCGTCGGCGGATGCGGACGCGGGCGGGGGCACAGAGCGGTAG
- a CDS encoding MFS transporter — MSVVEGARADAGTGVAEGPLRLDGRLKLVLVVLLVAQFMLAVDFSILNVALPVIGDGLGFSLSNLQWIATSFALCAAGFTLLFGRVADLFGRRRLFLVGLAVLGLSSLAGGLATSPEMLLVARVFQGLATAAVTPAGLSLLTTSFPEGPLRQKALGLNGALMSAGFTTGAILGGVLTDLLSWRWAFFINVPVALAVLLIAPAVIKESRPSVRPKLDLPGATAVTLGLLALIYGLTQAGEHGWGSGSALGWLGAGVVLLIAFYAVESKTAEPLVPVSVLKKKTVAWGNIAGLIAFLTETSLVFLMTLYLQEVLDFSPLAAGLSFGVLGIGTVIGGSIAPRVIAATNTRTTLVAGGVLQAVATLSLIALGETSSSMWLLLMATFAGGVGNMLVIVGFMVTATTGLPDHEQGMATGLATMTQQIGITMGTPVMSAIVAANTDIHEGITTAVIVNTAIVLVGILTTVLFLRTKQPGN, encoded by the coding sequence ATGTCGGTTGTCGAGGGTGCGCGTGCTGATGCGGGTACGGGGGTGGCGGAGGGGCCCCTCCGTCTGGACGGGCGTCTGAAGCTCGTGCTGGTGGTGCTGCTGGTGGCGCAGTTCATGCTGGCGGTTGATTTCTCGATTCTGAACGTGGCGTTGCCGGTGATCGGTGACGGGCTCGGTTTCTCGTTGTCCAATCTGCAGTGGATCGCGACGTCGTTCGCGCTGTGTGCGGCGGGTTTCACGCTGTTGTTCGGGCGGGTCGCGGACCTGTTCGGCCGGCGCCGGCTGTTCCTGGTGGGTCTGGCCGTCCTGGGCCTGTCCTCACTGGCGGGTGGGCTCGCGACCAGCCCTGAAATGCTGCTGGTCGCCCGGGTGTTCCAGGGTCTGGCGACGGCCGCGGTCACCCCGGCGGGTCTGTCACTCCTGACGACCTCTTTCCCCGAGGGGCCGTTGCGTCAGAAGGCGCTGGGTCTCAACGGGGCGCTGATGTCGGCGGGATTCACCACCGGAGCCATCCTGGGTGGTGTCCTGACGGATCTGCTGTCGTGGCGGTGGGCGTTCTTCATCAACGTCCCGGTTGCGCTCGCGGTGCTGCTGATCGCTCCTGCGGTGATCAAGGAGTCTCGTCCGTCGGTGCGTCCGAAGCTGGATCTGCCGGGTGCCACGGCGGTGACGCTGGGTCTGCTCGCGTTGATCTACGGTCTGACGCAGGCGGGTGAGCACGGCTGGGGTTCGGGTTCGGCCCTGGGCTGGCTCGGTGCCGGTGTGGTCCTGCTGATCGCCTTCTACGCCGTCGAATCGAAGACCGCCGAGCCCCTCGTACCCGTCAGCGTGCTGAAGAAGAAGACGGTGGCCTGGGGCAATATCGCGGGTCTGATCGCGTTCCTGACGGAGACCAGTCTCGTCTTCCTGATGACGCTCTACCTTCAGGAGGTGCTGGACTTCTCGCCGTTGGCGGCGGGTCTGTCGTTCGGTGTGCTGGGTATCGGCACGGTGATCGGTGGATCGATCGCTCCTCGGGTGATCGCGGCGACGAATACGCGGACCACGCTGGTGGCGGGTGGTGTGCTGCAGGCGGTCGCGACGCTGAGTCTGATCGCACTCGGTGAGACCTCGTCGAGCATGTGGCTGCTGCTGATGGCCACGTTCGCTGGTGGTGTGGGGAACATGCTGGTGATCGTCGGGTTCATGGTGACGGCGACGACCGGTCTGCCGGATCACGAGCAGGGCATGGCGACGGGTCTGGCGACGATGACGCAGCAGATCGGTATCACGATGGGCACGCCGGTCATGTCGGCGATCGTCGCGGCGAACACCGACATCCACGAGGGGATCACGACCGCGGTCATCGTGAACACCGCGATCGTCCTGGTCGGCATCCTCACCACCGTCCTCTTCCTCCGCACCAAGCAGCCCGGCAACTAA
- a CDS encoding acyltransferase family protein: protein MASSTPSEAAKRAKLPSLTGLRFFAALLVFFFHSSLSDSPIPPNAPINPFADASIADGYATAFGKAGYLGVSFFFVLSGFVLAWASRPGERVTAFLRRRLLKIFPNHIVVFAAAMILFAGAAVTSVADWLPNLLLIHTWFPQATVNLSVNPPSWSLGSELLFYVLFPLLIVPIRRIRGAALWVWSGLMVAGMVAVQLVSTYVVPDTPKSAITPVSDLQFWFGYLLPLGRVFEFALGILLARVVLAGLWPRRVGFGAAVALTVLGYAVALVAPFQYGFVVATIVPVAALIGATANADVQGRTTFLRSRPMVWLGEVSFGFYLVQGVTIFYLRSLLGEATYSVPVALLVIAGFFCASLLGGWLLFRFVEMPAMRRFGRSRPRPQQVPDVVAEPYESQAPVPAMTGGRAR, encoded by the coding sequence GTGGCCTCCTCGACGCCCTCCGAAGCCGCCAAGCGGGCGAAGCTGCCCTCACTGACCGGCCTGCGGTTCTTCGCCGCCCTCCTCGTCTTCTTCTTCCACTCCTCCCTGTCGGACTCCCCGATTCCGCCGAACGCCCCGATCAACCCCTTCGCCGACGCCTCGATCGCCGACGGCTACGCGACGGCCTTCGGCAAGGCTGGCTATCTCGGGGTCTCGTTCTTCTTCGTCCTGTCCGGCTTCGTACTGGCCTGGGCCTCGCGGCCCGGCGAGCGCGTCACCGCCTTCCTCCGCCGCCGACTGCTGAAGATCTTCCCCAACCACATCGTCGTCTTCGCCGCCGCGATGATCCTGTTCGCCGGCGCCGCGGTCACCAGCGTCGCCGACTGGCTGCCGAACCTGCTCCTGATCCACACCTGGTTCCCGCAGGCGACCGTCAACCTGAGCGTGAACCCGCCGAGTTGGTCCCTCGGCAGCGAGCTGCTCTTCTACGTGCTCTTCCCGCTGCTGATCGTCCCGATCCGCAGGATCCGGGGCGCGGCCCTGTGGGTGTGGAGCGGCCTGATGGTCGCCGGTATGGTCGCTGTTCAGCTGGTCTCGACCTACGTCGTCCCCGACACCCCGAAGTCGGCCATCACCCCCGTCTCCGACCTGCAGTTCTGGTTCGGCTACCTGCTGCCGCTCGGCCGGGTCTTCGAGTTCGCCCTCGGCATCCTGCTCGCCCGCGTGGTCCTGGCCGGACTCTGGCCGCGGCGCGTCGGCTTCGGCGCCGCCGTGGCCCTGACCGTGCTCGGCTACGCCGTCGCGCTCGTCGCCCCGTTCCAGTACGGATTCGTCGTCGCGACGATCGTTCCCGTCGCCGCGCTCATCGGGGCCACCGCCAACGCCGACGTACAGGGCCGCACCACGTTCCTGCGCAGCCGGCCCATGGTCTGGCTCGGCGAGGTGTCCTTCGGGTTCTACCTCGTCCAGGGCGTCACGATCTTCTACCTGCGCTCGCTGCTGGGCGAGGCCACCTACAGCGTCCCCGTCGCCCTGCTGGTGATCGCCGGCTTCTTCTGTGCCTCGCTGCTGGGCGGCTGGCTCCTCTTCCGCTTCGTGGAGATGCCCGCCATGCGCCGCTTCGGCCGCAGCCGCCCCCGTCCGCAGCAGGTCCCGGACGTGGTCGCCGAACCGTACGAGAGCCAGGCCCCGGTCCCCGCCATGACCGGCGGCCGCGCCCGCTGA
- a CDS encoding FAD-dependent oxidoreductase has product MNGVDRRTMLTRGAAVVGGAAVAGALAGPAAAAASPAPSGGAAAGTGSVVKPGDPRYEMLTTGNNQRFVARPDYIKMVRSTADAERALRDAVRAGKRVSVRSGGHCFADFAAHPETEVIIDFSEMTHVGYDPAFRAFVVEAGARLINVYEALYKGWGVTIPGGICYSVGAGGHIAGGGYGLLSRAHGLVVDHLYAVEVVVTDGKGGVRTVVATREKNDPNRELWWAHTGGGGGNFGLVTRYWFRSPGAKGSVPSEQLISPPSTVLVSAVDFPWEQLTEAKFTRLLKNFGAWHAANSAPDSPYRNLSSLFNVSSKAHGSVGMFTQVDATVPNARKLLDDYLAAITAGTGVTPKALTRATGELPAMPQFAEPRTLPWLQATRLVGTNNPVITNPTSRGAHKSAYMRKNFTDHQITALYQYMSRPDFKNPDTMLVLFSFGGQVNAAAPDATANAQRSSIFKMCFQTFWQEESEDEFYLGWLRGLYEDFFSATGGVPLIDDSTDGCYINYPDRDVTDPRRNRSGVPWQTLYYKDNYPRLQQVKRRYDPSDFFRHSMSIKPARG; this is encoded by the coding sequence ATGAACGGTGTCGATCGCAGGACCATGCTCACCCGCGGCGCGGCCGTCGTCGGAGGCGCGGCGGTGGCCGGCGCGCTGGCCGGTCCCGCGGCGGCCGCCGCGTCCCCCGCCCCGTCCGGCGGCGCGGCCGCCGGTACCGGATCGGTCGTCAAGCCGGGTGATCCGCGCTACGAGATGCTGACCACCGGAAACAACCAGCGCTTCGTCGCACGCCCGGACTACATCAAGATGGTCCGCTCGACCGCGGACGCCGAACGGGCCCTGAGAGACGCCGTCCGTGCGGGCAAGCGCGTCTCGGTGCGCAGCGGCGGCCACTGCTTCGCCGATTTCGCCGCGCACCCCGAGACGGAGGTCATCATCGACTTCTCGGAGATGACGCACGTGGGGTACGACCCGGCGTTCCGGGCGTTCGTCGTCGAGGCCGGCGCCCGTCTGATCAACGTGTACGAGGCCCTGTACAAGGGCTGGGGCGTCACGATCCCCGGCGGGATCTGCTACAGCGTCGGAGCCGGCGGACACATAGCGGGCGGCGGCTACGGTTTGCTCTCCCGGGCCCACGGCCTGGTCGTCGACCACCTCTACGCCGTGGAGGTCGTGGTGACGGACGGGAAGGGCGGCGTCCGTACGGTCGTCGCCACCCGGGAGAAGAACGACCCGAACCGGGAACTGTGGTGGGCGCACACCGGCGGCGGCGGAGGCAACTTCGGCCTGGTGACCCGCTACTGGTTCCGTTCCCCGGGAGCCAAGGGCTCCGTCCCCTCCGAGCAGCTGATATCCCCGCCGTCGACGGTCCTGGTGAGCGCCGTCGACTTCCCCTGGGAGCAGCTGACGGAGGCGAAGTTCACCCGGCTGCTGAAGAACTTCGGCGCCTGGCACGCCGCGAACAGCGCCCCCGACTCCCCGTACCGCAACCTCTCCAGCCTGTTCAACGTCAGCTCCAAGGCGCACGGCAGCGTGGGGATGTTCACCCAGGTCGACGCCACGGTGCCGAACGCGCGGAAGCTGCTGGACGACTACCTGGCCGCCATCACGGCCGGTACGGGCGTCACCCCGAAGGCGTTGACCCGCGCCACCGGCGAGCTGCCCGCGATGCCGCAGTTCGCGGAGCCCAGGACGCTGCCCTGGCTCCAGGCGACCCGGCTGGTCGGCACCAACAACCCGGTCATCACCAATCCCACCTCGCGCGGGGCGCACAAGTCGGCGTACATGCGGAAGAACTTCACGGACCATCAGATCACGGCGCTCTACCAGTACATGAGCCGGCCGGACTTCAAGAACCCGGACACCATGCTGGTGCTGTTCTCCTTCGGCGGCCAGGTCAACGCCGCGGCGCCCGACGCGACGGCCAACGCGCAGCGGTCCTCCATCTTCAAGATGTGCTTCCAGACCTTCTGGCAGGAGGAGAGCGAGGACGAGTTCTACCTGGGCTGGCTGCGCGGCCTGTACGAGGACTTCTTCTCGGCGACCGGTGGCGTGCCCCTGATCGACGACAGCACCGACGGCTGCTACATCAACTACCCCGACCGAGACGTCACCGATCCGCGGCGCAACCGCTCCGGCGTGCCGTGGCAGACCCTCTACTACAAGGACAACTACCCGCGCCTCCAGCAGGTGAAGCGGCGGTACGACCCGTCCGACTTCTTCCGGCACTCCATGTCCATCAAGCCCGCCCGCGGCTAG